Within the Cupriavidus malaysiensis genome, the region CTGGCCTGGGCGGAATCGGTGCTGATCGCGGTGGTGATCCTGTACCACTTCAGTACCGCCTTCGCCACCATCTCCCTGCTGAGCGGCACCGCCGCCGCGGTGGCGGTGTTCCTGCTGGGGGGCAACTCCATGGCCAGCATCCCATGGGACGCGGTGCTGCTGCAGCTGCCCATCCTGGCCTTCGTGATCGCCGTGCTGTTCGTCATCAAGATCGACCGCCAGGTGCTGGTCGAGCAGAAGCAGCGCGGCATGGCGGCGGCACTGGCCACGGTGGCGCACGAGCTGCGCACGCCGCTGACCAGCCTGGCCATGACGGTCGACGGCATCCGCGCGCGGCTGCCGCGCGTCCTGCCCGCCACCGACCCGCAGCTGCCGGTCCTGCTGGAGGCGGCCGAGCGCATGCGCGCCGACCTCGCCCACGTGCACAACAGCATCGAGCTGCTGGTGGCCAATTCCAAGGACCCGCTCGCCGCCACCAAGGCCCTGTTCGACCCGGGCACGGCGATCCACGAGGCCATCGCGCGCTTTCCCTTCGAGCCGGGCCACGCCCGCCTGGTCCGCATCGAGGGCTGCGAGCCCATGCAGGTACTGGGCAATGCGCAGCTGTTCGAACTGGTCATCACCAACCTGACCAAGAACGCGCTCGAAGCCATCCGGCGCGCCGGCAAGGGCGAGATCCACGTGCGCTGCGCCATCACCGGCGACAGCATCGAAGTGGTGTTCCGCGACACCGCCACGGGCGTGCCGCCGCACGTGCTCAAGCAGATGTTCCAGCCCTTCTTCTCCTACCCGGCCCACCGCGGCACCGGCATCGGCCTGGCCTTCTGCCGCAACGTGCTGCGCAGCTGGGGCGCGTCCATCTCCTGCGACTCGGTGGAGCACGAGTACACCGAGTTCCGCATCCGCTTTCCGCGCCCGGAGCTGCGCGCCGAACTGCTGGTCGGCCTGCACCATTGAGGCGCCGGCACCTTGGCATGGCGGGTGCCGCCGCGCCAGCGCGCGCGGCGGCACCGGGCACGCCTCAGGCCGTGCCGCGCCGGTGCGTGCCGCCGCCGACGCTCTGCCCGGCATCGGGCGCCATGCGCCAGTAGCCCCACATCGACACCAGTGTCAGCACGCCGGCGAAGAGGAAGGCCAGGCGGAAGTCGGCCAGCGTGAAGGCGCGCCCCGCCTCCTCGCCGTGGATCAGCGCCGCCGCGCGCAGCGACACCGCGCCATAGGCGATGCCCAGCCCGATCGTCATCTGCGCCGCCGCGCTCCACAAGGTGCTGGCGGCGCTGGTCTGCGCCGGCGGCACGTCGGCATAGGCCAGCGTGGCCAGCGTCGAGAACTGCATCGAGCGCGCCACGCCGTAGACGAAGACCACGATCAGCACCCAGGCCAGCGGCGTCTGCGGCGTCAGCATGCCGCAGGCGATGGTGAAGACACCGGCCACCGCCACGTCGACGATCGAGACCAGGCGGAAGCCCCAGCGCCGCAGGATGCGCGTGGTCAGTGCCTTCATGCCCAGGTTGCCGAGCGCGCTGGCCAGCAGCAGCAGGCCCGACTGGAAGGCCGACAGGCCGAAGCCGATCTGGAACAGCAGCGGCATCAGGTAGGGCACCGCGCCGATGCCGATGCGCGTCAGCGAGCCGGTCACCACCGTCACCGAGAAGGTGGGGATCTTCAAGGTGGAGACGTCGATGAGCGGATGCGGATGGCGCGCCGCGTGGCGATAGGCGACCCAGCCCAGCAGCAGGCCGCCCAGCACGCAGCCGGCCGCCACCCACACGCCGGCACCCGGCTGGCTGGCCAGCTCGGCACCGTACAGCACCGCGGTCAGCGCTGCGCCGCTGAGCACCAGCCCGGCCACGTCGAGCGGGCGGCGCTCGCTGCCGCGCAGGTTGGGCACCAGCATGGCCACCGCCACCAGCACCGCCAGGCCGAACGGCACGTTGAGCAGGAAGATCCAGCGCCACGACGCGTAGGTGGTGATGAAACCGCCCACCGGCGGCCCCACCACCGGCGCCACGATAGCCGGCCAGGTGATGGTGGAGATGGCGCGCATCAGGCCGCTCTTGTCGGTGCTGCGCACCACGATCATCCGCCCCACCGGCACCATCATCGCCCCGCCCAGGCCCTGCAGCACGCGCGCCGCGGTGAACTGCACCACGTCCTGCGACAGCCCGCACAGCACCGAGGCCACGGTGAAGATCACCACGGCGCTGAAGAACACGGTGCGCGAACCGCAGCGGTCGGCCACCCAGCCGCTGGCCGGGATGAAGGTGGCCAGCGCCAGCATGTAGGCGGTCATGCCCAGGCTGAGGCTGTTGGGGCCGACGCCGAAGGAGTGCGCCATCTGCGGCAGCGCGGTGGCGATCACCGTGGTGTCGAGGTACTCCATGAAGAAGGTGGCCGCCACGATATAGGGCAGCCAGCCGCTGACGGCGCCGCCGCGCCCTGCGCTCCTCTCAGCCATGCCCGCTCTCCCGCGCCGGGTGCCGCGCCGGTTGCCGCGCCTGATGCCGGGCGCCGCGCGCCGTCATGCGCCGCCCTCTGCGTAGAGGCGGTCGAGGCGGTCGTACAGCGGCTTGTCGACCAGGCGCTGGCGCTCGCCGAAGGGGATCACCAGCGCAGGATCCTCGTCCAGGCGGCCCTGCGCGGCGAGCTGGCCGAGCGCGCGCTGCATGCCCAGCACCGCGCCCTGCAGCGCCGCGTTGGCGTACAGCACGATGCCGTAGCCCAGCTTGGCCAGCGCCTCGCGCGACTGCACCGGTGTCTTGCCGCCGATGACGATATTGATCAGCTGCGGCGCGGTGAACAGCCCCGGCAGGCGTTCGATGTCGGCCAGCGACTCGGTGGCCTCGATGAACAGGATGTCCGCGCCCGCCTCCAGGAAGCGGTGGCCGCGCTCGATGGCGTCCTCGATGCCGTGCACCGCGGCGGCGTCGGTGCGCGCGATGATCTGCAGGTTGGCATCCTCGCGCGCGTCGACCGCGGCGCGGATCTTGCCGACCATCTCGCCGGCGCCGATCACCTCCTTGCCGGCGAAGTGGCCGCACTTCTTCGGCATCACCTGGTCCTCGAACTGGATCGCGTCGGCGCCGCTGCGCTCCAGCGTGCGCACCGTGTGGCGCACGTTGAGCGCGTTGCCGAAACCGGTGTCGGCATCGACGATCAGCGGCAGCGCGACCGCGTCGCGCACGCGCGCGGTGTGCTCGGCGATCTCCGCCAGGCCGATGAAGCCGAGGTCGGGCAGGCCGAGCGACATATTGGTGACACCGGCGCCGGTCAGGTAGAGCGCCTCGAAGCCGGCGTCGGCGATCACGCGCGCACTGAGCGCATTGAAGGCGCCGGGCACCAGCAGGCCACGGCGCTCGGCGACCTTGGCGCGGAAAGCGGCACGGCGTTGGGCGGAAGACGAAGACATGATGGAAATTCCTGTGGAGGGAAGAAGCCCGCGTTTTGCGAGAATCGTGCCAGTCGGCCCGGCCACGCGCCGCGGCCCCCGGCGGGCCAGTCAAATCAAGGACTTGCGCGCCGTGCGGGCGGCGTACGCGCAACGGCGCCTCATGGCAGAATGTTCCACCGTTTCAAGAAACGCAAGCTGGAACGTTCCAGCCTGGAACGCTCCGGCTCCCACCCTTTCCAGCGACCGCCCGCATGGACTCCGACCTGCCCCGCCACGCCGCCTCCCCGTCCACCGCCACGCCCCCGGGCGACCGCCCCGGCGTCGCGCTGGTCAGCATCAGCCGCCTGCAGACCCTGTGCGAAAGCGTGGCGCCGCGCTACGCGGACCGC harbors:
- a CDS encoding sensor histidine kinase — its product is MNKTHQRKHSGGAWTGRFARAWQAVFDTAARAALLDEESVARLRRIQLVGMLGVVGHPLYYWIWSHVFPQRYENLGLRLLCTALFIPLLFASRLSRHGWLSPYALFAITVGLPFAFVFFYLENAGALAWAESVLIAVVILYHFSTAFATISLLSGTAAAVAVFLLGGNSMASIPWDAVLLQLPILAFVIAVLFVIKIDRQVLVEQKQRGMAAALATVAHELRTPLTSLAMTVDGIRARLPRVLPATDPQLPVLLEAAERMRADLAHVHNSIELLVANSKDPLAATKALFDPGTAIHEAIARFPFEPGHARLVRIEGCEPMQVLGNAQLFELVITNLTKNALEAIRRAGKGEIHVRCAITGDSIEVVFRDTATGVPPHVLKQMFQPFFSYPAHRGTGIGLAFCRNVLRSWGASISCDSVEHEYTEFRIRFPRPELRAELLVGLHH
- a CDS encoding MFS transporter; this encodes MAERSAGRGGAVSGWLPYIVAATFFMEYLDTTVIATALPQMAHSFGVGPNSLSLGMTAYMLALATFIPASGWVADRCGSRTVFFSAVVIFTVASVLCGLSQDVVQFTAARVLQGLGGAMMVPVGRMIVVRSTDKSGLMRAISTITWPAIVAPVVGPPVGGFITTYASWRWIFLLNVPFGLAVLVAVAMLVPNLRGSERRPLDVAGLVLSGAALTAVLYGAELASQPGAGVWVAAGCVLGGLLLGWVAYRHAARHPHPLIDVSTLKIPTFSVTVVTGSLTRIGIGAVPYLMPLLFQIGFGLSAFQSGLLLLASALGNLGMKALTTRILRRWGFRLVSIVDVAVAGVFTIACGMLTPQTPLAWVLIVVFVYGVARSMQFSTLATLAYADVPPAQTSAASTLWSAAAQMTIGLGIAYGAVSLRAAALIHGEEAGRAFTLADFRLAFLFAGVLTLVSMWGYWRMAPDAGQSVGGGTHRRGTA
- a CDS encoding isocitrate lyase/PEP mutase family protein, with product MSSSSAQRRAAFRAKVAERRGLLVPGAFNALSARVIADAGFEALYLTGAGVTNMSLGLPDLGFIGLAEIAEHTARVRDAVALPLIVDADTGFGNALNVRHTVRTLERSGADAIQFEDQVMPKKCGHFAGKEVIGAGEMVGKIRAAVDAREDANLQIIARTDAAAVHGIEDAIERGHRFLEAGADILFIEATESLADIERLPGLFTAPQLINIVIGGKTPVQSREALAKLGYGIVLYANAALQGAVLGMQRALGQLAAQGRLDEDPALVIPFGERQRLVDKPLYDRLDRLYAEGGA